ACCTTGACCTCCTCGTGCCCTTGATTCGCCGGAGCTAACCTAGCCGTTCGCGTATCGCTGCCACTCGAACTTCTGTGGAGTTCTACACAGGATCGCAAAACGAGCAACGCCACCACAATGTGGGCACAGCGGCAGGTCGTTCAACAACATGCAGGCGCGCTCAGCGACCTCTGGCGCCCACAAACGTGCAGACCACACCTACCCCTTCACGCACACCACCTGCTTCAAGGTATGCAGGATCTCGGTCAGGTCGCGCTGGTTGGCCATCACTTCGTCGATGTCCTTGTACGCGCCGGGAATCTCATCGACCACTCCCTTGTCCTTGCGGCAGATCACCCCTTCGGTCTGACGTGCGAAGTCGGCCTCGGTGAAGCGCTTGGTCGCCGCCGTGCGGCTCATGCGCCGGCCAGCGCCGTGGGCGCTGGAGCAGAAAC
The sequence above is drawn from the Verrucomicrobiales bacterium genome and encodes:
- a CDS encoding RtcB family protein, with amino-acid sequence FCSSAHGAGRRMSRTAATKRFTEADFARQTEGVICRKDKGVVDEIPGAYKDIDEVMANQRDLTEILHTLKQVVCVKG